The following proteins come from a genomic window of Sesamum indicum cultivar Zhongzhi No. 13 linkage group LG10, S_indicum_v1.0, whole genome shotgun sequence:
- the LOC105172642 gene encoding uncharacterized protein LOC105172642 (The sequence of the model RefSeq protein was modified relative to this genomic sequence to represent the inferred CDS: added 36 bases not found in genome assembly): MENYSYNSSYPESGQSSPRSREIEFENPPPWEDPQSNQPPPNYKVKFMCSYGGKIHPRPHDNQLSYIGGETKILAVDRNIKFSSLLAKLIALCDTDSISFKYQLPGEDLDALISVTNDDDLEHMMHEYDRLYRVSPKPARLRIFIFPSLNPSSNSSARSFGSDDAKTEKERFVEALNSAPQQSASPAAAPELQPPANNVDFLFGLEKANAMAGVPPPHQPTVGRLQEFEDPVGQQGLDERLLGSDPIQKHIQDLQRLRIEEQQGIYRRKSDDNLSGGFNSGEAYKVSEKIPQVAVHGGGGVPYWTDKQVSAGAFPASTVNNEQPVYMIPAAASPYHPQMVRPVTGAPTQGYYTVQRMPSEVYRDHQQMYNMIPQGAMPSASAPNLPPQKVTGYPEGFGMMRPATTAGGGIVVTEAGYAQMAYEGGAGRQVIYSAPGGVMGAPAPVQAAQYQAMAAAVTADMRPTGALNAEAGAKVVARATQASV, from the exons atggAGAACTACTCCTATAATTCCTCCTACCCGGAATCCGGCCAGTCATCGCCGCGCTCACGCGAAATTGAGTTCGAAAACCCTCCGCCATGGGAGGATCCGCAGAGCAATCAGCCGCCACCGAACTACAAAGTCAAGTTCATGTGCAGTTACGGTGGCAAAATCCACCCTAGGCCGCATGATAACCAGTTATCGTACATAGGAGGCGAGACCAAGATCCTTGCTGTTGATCGTAACATCAAATTCAGTTCTCTGCTCGCCAAGCTGATTGCTCTCTGTGATACCGACTCTATCTCGTTTAAATATCAGTTGCCCGGTGAGGATCTGGACGCTCTGATTTCGGTGACGAATGATGACGATTTAGAGCACATGATGCACGAGTATGATCGCTTGTATAGGGTTTCGCCTAAGCCCGCCAGGCTGAGGATTTTCATTTTCCCGAGCCTGAACCCGAGCTCAAATTCATCTGCCCGGAGCTTCGGTTCAGATGATGCCAAGACGGAGAAGGAGAGGTTTGTTGAGGCGTTAAATTCTGCGCCGCAGCAATCGGCGTCCCCTGCTGCGGCGCCGGAGTTGCAGCCTCCTGCGAATAACGTagattttttgtttggattgGAGAAAGCAAATGCCATGGCGGGGGTGCCTCCTCCGCATCAGCCGACGGTGGGCAGA CTGGATGAAAGGTTGCTAGGGTCGGATCCGATCCAAAAGCACATTCAGGATTTGCAGAGGCTGAGAATTGAGGAGCAACAAGGAATTTACCGAAGGAAAAGCGACGACAATCTCTCCGGAGGATTTAACAGCGGCGAAGCTTACAAGGTATCTGAGAAGATCCCTCAGGTTGCCGTTCACGGCGGCGGCGGCGTTCCCTACTGGACAGACAAGCAGGTTTCCGCCGGAGCTTTCCCGGCGAGCACCGTCAATAACGAACAGCCAGTTTACATGATTCCGGCTGCGGCTAGTCCATACCACCCACAGATGGTGAGACCAGTGACCGGGGCACCAACTCAGGGCTACTACACAGTTCAGAGGATGCCGTCCGAGGTATACCGAGACCACCAGCAGATGTACAACATGATTCCGCAAGGGGCCATGCCTTCCGCTTCAGCCCCAAATTTGCCGCCGCAGAAGGTGACTGGATACCCGGAGGGTTTCGGTATGATGAGACCGGCTACTACTGCCGGTGGTGGGATTGTAGTAACAGAAGCTGGGTACGCACAGATGGCGTACGAGGGCGGTGCGGGGAGGCAGGTGATCTACTCTGCACCAGGGGGTGTAATGGGTGCGCCAGCTCCAGTTCAAGCAGCTCAATATCAAGCCATGGCAGCCGCTGTGACTGCCGATATGAGGCCGACTGGAGCATTGAATGCGGAAGCAGGGGCTAAAGTTGTTGCGAGGGCTACACAAGCTTCTGTGTGA